A stretch of the Aegilops tauschii subsp. strangulata cultivar AL8/78 chromosome 4, Aet v6.0, whole genome shotgun sequence genome encodes the following:
- the LOC109779077 gene encoding phosphoserine aminotransferase 1, chloroplastic, protein MASPAAAAAAATPNSMLLHRPSPKAGPSARVPARAARIRCQAVAAPAAPSPLAAAGERGVYNFAAGPATLPLSVLQRAQAELVDYRGSGMSIMEMSHRGKEFDAAIKKAEADLRALLAVPDTHEVLFLQGGATTQFAAAPLNLCASPADPADFVVSGSWSDKAFKEAKKYSAASVAWSGKAAKYTSLPADFGAMSQNPEARFLHICSNETIHGVEFKDYPEPRNEAGLLVADMSSNFCSKPVDVSRFGLIYAGAQKNVGPSGVTIAIVRKDLVGSAQPITPVMLDYKTHADNASLYNTPPCFAIYICGLVFEDLLAQGGLAEVEKKNQHKAGILYDTIDASAGYFVCPVDKPVRSLMNVPFTLAKGADSEKQFIAEAAKEGMLQLKGHRSVGGVRASIYNAMPLSGVEKLVAFMKDFQARNP, encoded by the coding sequence AtggcctcccccgccgccgccgccgccgccgccacccccaaCTCCATGCTCCTCCACCGCCCGAGCCCCAAGGCGGGCCCCTCCGCCCGCGTCCCGGCGCGCGCCGCCAGGATCCGCTGCCAGGCCGTCGCGGCgcccgccgccccctcccccctcgcCGCCGCGGGCGAGCGCGGCGTCTACAACTTCGCGGCGGGCCCGGCCACGCTGCCCCTCTCCGTCCTCCAGAGGGCGCAGGCGGAGCTGGTCGACTACCGCGGCTCCGGCATGAGCATCATGGAGATGAGCCACCGGGGCAAGGAGTTCGACGCCGCCATCAAGAAGGCCGAGGCGGACCTGCGCGCGCTCCTCGCCGTCCCCGACACCCACGAGGTGCTCTTCCTGCAGGGCGGCGCCACCACGCAGTTCGCCGCCGCGCCGCTCAACCTCTGCGCCTCCCCCGCGGACCCCGCCGACTTCGTCGTCTCCGGCTCCTGGAGCGACAAGGCCTTCAAGGAGGCGAAAAAGTACTCGGCCGCCTCCGTCGCGTGGTCCGGCAAGGCCGCCAAGTACACCTCCCTCCCGGCGGACTTCGGGGCCATGTCGCAGAACCCCGAGGCCCGCTTCCTCCACATCTGCTCCAACGAGACCATCCACGGCGTCGAGTTCAAGGACTACCCGGAGCCGAGGAACGAGGCGGGCCTCCTCGTCGCCGACATGTCCTCCAACTTCTGCTCCAAGCCCGTCGACGTCTCCCGGTTCGGCCTCATCTACGCCGGCGCGCAGAAGAACGTCGGCCCGTCGGGCGTCACCATCGCCATCGTCCGCAAGGACCTCGTCGGCAGTGCGCAGCCGATCACGCCGGTGATGCTCGACTACAAGACCCACGCCGACAACGCCTCGCTCTACAACACCCCGCCCTGCTTCGCCATCTACATCTGCGGGCTCGTCTTCGAGGACCTGCTCGCCCAGGGCGGCCTCGCCGAGGTGGAGAAGAAGAACCAGCACAAGGCCGGCATCCTGTACGACACCATCGACGCCAGCGCCGGCTACTTCGTCTGCCCCGTGGACAAGCCGGTGCGGTCGCTCATGAACGTGCCATTCACGCTGGCCAAGGGGGCCGACTCTGAGAAGCAGTTCATCGCCGAGGCGGCCAAGGAGGGCATGCTGCAGCTCAAGGGGCACAGGTCGGTCGGCGGCGTCCGCGCCTCCATCTACAACGCCATGCCGCTCTCCGGCGTGGAGAAGCTCGTCGCCTTCATGAAGGACTTCCAAGCGAGGAACCCTTGA
- the LOC109779075 gene encoding uncharacterized protein isoform X1, translating into MPPEKAAAASSGGVPTTHLGKEAAAGAASSGEIPQKKATPSSGGSAGSGALHGNSTSQYSEESAAGHPSKKARTASSLKIPQKHHKADISLSGGTLQKQSSEVEADTSSSGEVLHEQEHPKHFQESDPNEIVHAKEENKHVQEANHLIEQLNELGGMGEDISEEEFLAYHDKLPRIPCYIVARKLTNEELDEQDLRHALCRFRYYKYKLKEEGKEDTFDLKDVSEAECDQAFLKKQRFFRRFEEISTLDWYFHPDYCKDPSLSDYQRLVLRNYGSSEYARWTEYHEFLHSHDVEEEYVKFCEELFKKLEWMEGYLDFPRPSHKWDRISSRGALQAIKLASTTFQKITASLAYYGYFECKQSMAYDRTWYKDLDGVHFEIWCRVTEKQMSFRDALAEVCKLNRFPLRQRRLEGALKRDYTMERLESEYHTCTAKVPPGVSSCVFFLCVCVACKCNPLEFVLLCDVLSACLHQTEKDKAKELIAKAVKNRLNKPKTYAQYISKKIHIARVAGILPLKDSKEQCS; encoded by the exons ATGCCGCCGGAGAAGGCTGCTGCGGCCTCGAGCGGAGGCGTGCCGACAACGCATCTCgggaaggaggcggcggcgggcgctgCCTCGAGTGGAGAGATTCCGCAGAAGAAGGCTACGCCCTCGAGCGGAGGGTCTGCCGGCTCGGGTGCTCTTCACGGGAACTCTACTTCCCAGTACTCTGAAGAATCTGCCGCCGGGCACCCTAGCAAGAAGGCGCGCACAGCCTCAAGTCTGAAGATACCACAGAAGCACCACAAAGCTGATATAAGCTTGAGCGGAGGGACGCTGCAGAAGCAGAGCTCAGAGGTGGAGGCTGATACCAGCTCGAGTGGAGAGGTGCTGCACGAGCAGGAGCATCCCAAGCACTTTCAGGAATCTGATCCCAACGAGATTGTACATGCCAAGGAAGAAAATAAACATGTGCAAGAAGCCAATCATCTGATCGAACAGCTGAATGAGTTGGGCGGCATGGGAGAGGATATCAGCGAGGAGGAGTTCCTTGCTTACCATGACAAGCTACCTCGCATCCCTTGTTATATCGTTGCCCGTAAACTGACAAATGAGGAGCTCGATGAGCAAGATCTTCGCCACGCACTTTGCCGCTTCAGATATTACAAATACAAG TTGAAAGAGGAGGGAAAGGAAGATACATTTGACCTTAAGGACGTTTCTGAGGCCGAGTGCGATCAGGCGTTCTTAAAGAAACAGAGATTTTTCAGACGATTCGAGGAAATTTCCACACTTGATTGGTATTTCCACCCTGATTACTGCAAAGATCCTTCTCTTAGTGACTACCAACGCCTAGTCCTTCGAAATTAT GGTAGTAGCGAGTACGCCAGGTGGACTGAGTACCACGAGTTCCTTCATAGCCATGACGTTGAAGAAGAGTATGTCAAGTTCTGTGAGGAATTGTTCAAGAAGCTAGAG TGGATGGAAGGTTATCTAGATTTTCCCCGGCCATCTCATAAG TGGGATCGCATATCTTCCCGAGGAGCTTTACAAGCAATTAAACTTGCATCTACTACCTTTCAGAAGATCACTGCGTCTTTAGCTTACTATGGCTACTTT GAGTGTAAACAGAGCATGGCCTATGACCGTACTTGGTATAAGGATTTAGATGGTGTTCATTTTGAGATTTGGTGTCGGGTCACTGAGAAACAG ATGAGTTTCAGAGATGCTCTAGCGGAGGTTTGTAAGCTGAACAGGTTTCCATTACGCCAACGTAGACTGGAAGGTGCACTGAAGCGTGACTACACCATGGAGAGATTGGAATCGGAG TACCATACCTGCACGGCAAAGGTTCCCCCGGGAGTAAGTAGTTGCgttttttttttgtgtgtgtgtgtggcatgCAAGTGTAATCCATTGGAATTTGTTTTATTATGTGATGTCTTGTCTGCTTGCCTTCATCAGACTGAAAAGGACAAGGCTAAGGAGTTGATTGCAAAGGCAGTTAAAAATCGG cTCAATAAGCCGAAGACCTATGCGCAGTATATCAGCAAGAAGATACACATTGCGCGCGTTGCTGGAATACTTCCTCTGAAGGATTCGAAGGAGCAGTGTAGTTAA
- the LOC109779075 gene encoding uncharacterized protein isoform X3, which yields MPPEKAAAASSGGVPTTHLGKEAAAGAASSGEIPQKKATPSSGGSAGSGALHGNSTSQYSEESAAGHPSKKARTASSLKIPQKHHKADISLSGGTLQKQSSEVEADTSSSGEVLHEQEHPKHFQESDPNEIVHAKEENKHVQEANHLIEQLNELGGMGEDISEEEFLAYHDKLPRIPCYIVARKLTNEELDEQDLRHALCRFRYYKYKLKEEGKEDTFDLKDVSEAECDQAFLKKQRFFRRFEEISTLDWYFHPDYCKDPSLSDYQRLVLRNYGSSEYARWTEYHEFLHSHDVEEEYVKFCEELFKKLEWMEGYLDFPRPSHKWDRISSRGALQAIKLASTTFQKITASLAYYGYFECKQSMAYDRTWYKDLDGVHFEIWCRVTEKQMSFRDALAEVCKLNRFPLRQRRLEGALKRDYTMERLESEYHTCTAKVPPGTEKDKAKELIAKAVKNRLNKPKTYAQYISKKIHIARVAGILPLKDSKEQCS from the exons ATGCCGCCGGAGAAGGCTGCTGCGGCCTCGAGCGGAGGCGTGCCGACAACGCATCTCgggaaggaggcggcggcgggcgctgCCTCGAGTGGAGAGATTCCGCAGAAGAAGGCTACGCCCTCGAGCGGAGGGTCTGCCGGCTCGGGTGCTCTTCACGGGAACTCTACTTCCCAGTACTCTGAAGAATCTGCCGCCGGGCACCCTAGCAAGAAGGCGCGCACAGCCTCAAGTCTGAAGATACCACAGAAGCACCACAAAGCTGATATAAGCTTGAGCGGAGGGACGCTGCAGAAGCAGAGCTCAGAGGTGGAGGCTGATACCAGCTCGAGTGGAGAGGTGCTGCACGAGCAGGAGCATCCCAAGCACTTTCAGGAATCTGATCCCAACGAGATTGTACATGCCAAGGAAGAAAATAAACATGTGCAAGAAGCCAATCATCTGATCGAACAGCTGAATGAGTTGGGCGGCATGGGAGAGGATATCAGCGAGGAGGAGTTCCTTGCTTACCATGACAAGCTACCTCGCATCCCTTGTTATATCGTTGCCCGTAAACTGACAAATGAGGAGCTCGATGAGCAAGATCTTCGCCACGCACTTTGCCGCTTCAGATATTACAAATACAAG TTGAAAGAGGAGGGAAAGGAAGATACATTTGACCTTAAGGACGTTTCTGAGGCCGAGTGCGATCAGGCGTTCTTAAAGAAACAGAGATTTTTCAGACGATTCGAGGAAATTTCCACACTTGATTGGTATTTCCACCCTGATTACTGCAAAGATCCTTCTCTTAGTGACTACCAACGCCTAGTCCTTCGAAATTAT GGTAGTAGCGAGTACGCCAGGTGGACTGAGTACCACGAGTTCCTTCATAGCCATGACGTTGAAGAAGAGTATGTCAAGTTCTGTGAGGAATTGTTCAAGAAGCTAGAG TGGATGGAAGGTTATCTAGATTTTCCCCGGCCATCTCATAAG TGGGATCGCATATCTTCCCGAGGAGCTTTACAAGCAATTAAACTTGCATCTACTACCTTTCAGAAGATCACTGCGTCTTTAGCTTACTATGGCTACTTT GAGTGTAAACAGAGCATGGCCTATGACCGTACTTGGTATAAGGATTTAGATGGTGTTCATTTTGAGATTTGGTGTCGGGTCACTGAGAAACAG ATGAGTTTCAGAGATGCTCTAGCGGAGGTTTGTAAGCTGAACAGGTTTCCATTACGCCAACGTAGACTGGAAGGTGCACTGAAGCGTGACTACACCATGGAGAGATTGGAATCGGAG TACCATACCTGCACGGCAAAGGTTCCCCCGGGA ACTGAAAAGGACAAGGCTAAGGAGTTGATTGCAAAGGCAGTTAAAAATCGG cTCAATAAGCCGAAGACCTATGCGCAGTATATCAGCAAGAAGATACACATTGCGCGCGTTGCTGGAATACTTCCTCTGAAGGATTCGAAGGAGCAGTGTAGTTAA
- the LOC109779075 gene encoding uncharacterized protein isoform X2, whose translation MPPEKAAAASSGGVPTTHLGKEAAAGAASSGEIPQKKATPSSGGSAGSGALHGNSTSQYSEESAAGHPSKKARTASSLKIPQKHHKADISLSGGTLQKQSSEVEADTSSSGEVLHEQEHPKHFQESDPNEIVHAKEENKHVQEANHLIEQLNELGGMGEDISEEEFLAYHDKLPRIPCYIVARKLTNEELDEQDLRHALCRFRYYKYKLKEEGKEDTFDLKDVSEAECDQAFLKKQRFFRRFEEISTLDWYFHPDYCKDPSLSDYQRLVLRNYGSSEYARWTEYHEFLHSHDVEEEYVKFCEELFKKLEWMEGYLDFPRPSHKECKQSMAYDRTWYKDLDGVHFEIWCRVTEKQMSFRDALAEVCKLNRFPLRQRRLEGALKRDYTMERLESEYHTCTAKVPPGVSSCVFFLCVCVACKCNPLEFVLLCDVLSACLHQTEKDKAKELIAKAVKNRLNKPKTYAQYISKKIHIARVAGILPLKDSKEQCS comes from the exons ATGCCGCCGGAGAAGGCTGCTGCGGCCTCGAGCGGAGGCGTGCCGACAACGCATCTCgggaaggaggcggcggcgggcgctgCCTCGAGTGGAGAGATTCCGCAGAAGAAGGCTACGCCCTCGAGCGGAGGGTCTGCCGGCTCGGGTGCTCTTCACGGGAACTCTACTTCCCAGTACTCTGAAGAATCTGCCGCCGGGCACCCTAGCAAGAAGGCGCGCACAGCCTCAAGTCTGAAGATACCACAGAAGCACCACAAAGCTGATATAAGCTTGAGCGGAGGGACGCTGCAGAAGCAGAGCTCAGAGGTGGAGGCTGATACCAGCTCGAGTGGAGAGGTGCTGCACGAGCAGGAGCATCCCAAGCACTTTCAGGAATCTGATCCCAACGAGATTGTACATGCCAAGGAAGAAAATAAACATGTGCAAGAAGCCAATCATCTGATCGAACAGCTGAATGAGTTGGGCGGCATGGGAGAGGATATCAGCGAGGAGGAGTTCCTTGCTTACCATGACAAGCTACCTCGCATCCCTTGTTATATCGTTGCCCGTAAACTGACAAATGAGGAGCTCGATGAGCAAGATCTTCGCCACGCACTTTGCCGCTTCAGATATTACAAATACAAG TTGAAAGAGGAGGGAAAGGAAGATACATTTGACCTTAAGGACGTTTCTGAGGCCGAGTGCGATCAGGCGTTCTTAAAGAAACAGAGATTTTTCAGACGATTCGAGGAAATTTCCACACTTGATTGGTATTTCCACCCTGATTACTGCAAAGATCCTTCTCTTAGTGACTACCAACGCCTAGTCCTTCGAAATTAT GGTAGTAGCGAGTACGCCAGGTGGACTGAGTACCACGAGTTCCTTCATAGCCATGACGTTGAAGAAGAGTATGTCAAGTTCTGTGAGGAATTGTTCAAGAAGCTAGAG TGGATGGAAGGTTATCTAGATTTTCCCCGGCCATCTCATAAG GAGTGTAAACAGAGCATGGCCTATGACCGTACTTGGTATAAGGATTTAGATGGTGTTCATTTTGAGATTTGGTGTCGGGTCACTGAGAAACAG ATGAGTTTCAGAGATGCTCTAGCGGAGGTTTGTAAGCTGAACAGGTTTCCATTACGCCAACGTAGACTGGAAGGTGCACTGAAGCGTGACTACACCATGGAGAGATTGGAATCGGAG TACCATACCTGCACGGCAAAGGTTCCCCCGGGAGTAAGTAGTTGCgttttttttttgtgtgtgtgtgtggcatgCAAGTGTAATCCATTGGAATTTGTTTTATTATGTGATGTCTTGTCTGCTTGCCTTCATCAGACTGAAAAGGACAAGGCTAAGGAGTTGATTGCAAAGGCAGTTAAAAATCGG cTCAATAAGCCGAAGACCTATGCGCAGTATATCAGCAAGAAGATACACATTGCGCGCGTTGCTGGAATACTTCCTCTGAAGGATTCGAAGGAGCAGTGTAGTTAA
- the LOC109779076 gene encoding uncharacterized protein, which produces MFIKEQGYFKRFETDGTLDWSFPSDYINCALLNDYQRLVPRNYGGSEYIRWSEYHEYLNSYEIEQEYVEYSEELAKQLKWMEDYIHFDRPSFKYDFISSRGAYQAIKIAATGFRGITPALAYNGYYECIESMGYDLAWLKELDGVYFEIWRRVTQGMSFKDALAEVCHLNRFPLHQHRMERALEFDEAMEEMEEEFRICTAAITPEVKEDKARELIAGAVKELLDDTPKSYEQYIIKKMHIARVVGILPDKRIEDSQE; this is translated from the exons ATGTTTATTAAGGAGCAGGGATATTTCAAGCGCTTCGAGACGGACGGCACTCTTGATTGGTCGTTCCCCAGTGATTACATCAATTGTGCTCTACTGAATGACTACCAGCGCCTAGTCCCTCGAAATTAT GGTGGTAGTGAGTACATCAGATGGAGTGAGTACCATGAGTACTTGAATAGCTATGAGATTGAACAGGAATACGTCGAGTACAGTGAGGAATTAGCCAAGCAACTGAAG TGGATGGAAGATTATATACATTTTGACCGGCCATCTTTTAAG TATGACTTCATCTCTTCCCGAGGAGCTTACCAGGCAATAAAGATTGCTGCTACTGGCTTTCGCGGAATCACTCCGGCTTTAGCTTACAATGGCTACTAT GAATGTATAGAGAGCATGGGCTATGACCTTGCTTGGCTTAAGGAGTTAGATGGTGTCTATTTTGAGATTTGGCGGCGGGTCACTCAGGGAATG AGTTTCAAAGATGCTCTGGCAGAGGTTTGTCATCTCAACAGGTTTCCGTTACATCAACATAGAATGGAACGTGCCCTGGAGTTTGATGAAGCGATGGAGGAGATGGAAGAAGAG TTCCGTATCTGCACGGCAGCCATTACCCCAGAA GTTAAAGAGGATAAAGCTCGGGAGTTGATTGCAGGGGCGGTTAAAGAGCTG CTTGATGATACGCCGAAGTCCTATGAGCAGTATATCATAAAGAAGATGCACATTGCCCGAGTTGTTGGAATCCTTCCTGACAAGAGGATTGAAGATTCTCAAGAATGA
- the LOC109779075 gene encoding uncharacterized protein isoform X4: MPPEKAAAASSGGVPTTHLGKEAAAGAASSGEIPQKKATPSSGGSAGSGALHGNSTSQYSEESAAGHPSKKARTASSLKIPQKHHKADISLSGGTLQKQSSEVEADTSSSGEVLHEQEHPKHFQESDPNEIVHAKEENKHVQEANHLIEQLNELGGMGEDISEEEFLAYHDKLPRIPCYIVARKLTNEELDEQDLRHALCRFRYYKYKLKEEGKEDTFDLKDVSEAECDQAFLKKQRFFRRFEEISTLDWYFHPDYCKDPSLSDYQRLVLRNYGSSEYARWTEYHEFLHSHDVEEEYVKFCEELFKKLEWMEGYLDFPRPSHKECKQSMAYDRTWYKDLDGVHFEIWCRVTEKQMSFRDALAEVCKLNRFPLRQRRLEGALKRDYTMERLESEYHTCTAKVPPGTEKDKAKELIAKAVKNRLNKPKTYAQYISKKIHIARVAGILPLKDSKEQCS, from the exons ATGCCGCCGGAGAAGGCTGCTGCGGCCTCGAGCGGAGGCGTGCCGACAACGCATCTCgggaaggaggcggcggcgggcgctgCCTCGAGTGGAGAGATTCCGCAGAAGAAGGCTACGCCCTCGAGCGGAGGGTCTGCCGGCTCGGGTGCTCTTCACGGGAACTCTACTTCCCAGTACTCTGAAGAATCTGCCGCCGGGCACCCTAGCAAGAAGGCGCGCACAGCCTCAAGTCTGAAGATACCACAGAAGCACCACAAAGCTGATATAAGCTTGAGCGGAGGGACGCTGCAGAAGCAGAGCTCAGAGGTGGAGGCTGATACCAGCTCGAGTGGAGAGGTGCTGCACGAGCAGGAGCATCCCAAGCACTTTCAGGAATCTGATCCCAACGAGATTGTACATGCCAAGGAAGAAAATAAACATGTGCAAGAAGCCAATCATCTGATCGAACAGCTGAATGAGTTGGGCGGCATGGGAGAGGATATCAGCGAGGAGGAGTTCCTTGCTTACCATGACAAGCTACCTCGCATCCCTTGTTATATCGTTGCCCGTAAACTGACAAATGAGGAGCTCGATGAGCAAGATCTTCGCCACGCACTTTGCCGCTTCAGATATTACAAATACAAG TTGAAAGAGGAGGGAAAGGAAGATACATTTGACCTTAAGGACGTTTCTGAGGCCGAGTGCGATCAGGCGTTCTTAAAGAAACAGAGATTTTTCAGACGATTCGAGGAAATTTCCACACTTGATTGGTATTTCCACCCTGATTACTGCAAAGATCCTTCTCTTAGTGACTACCAACGCCTAGTCCTTCGAAATTAT GGTAGTAGCGAGTACGCCAGGTGGACTGAGTACCACGAGTTCCTTCATAGCCATGACGTTGAAGAAGAGTATGTCAAGTTCTGTGAGGAATTGTTCAAGAAGCTAGAG TGGATGGAAGGTTATCTAGATTTTCCCCGGCCATCTCATAAG GAGTGTAAACAGAGCATGGCCTATGACCGTACTTGGTATAAGGATTTAGATGGTGTTCATTTTGAGATTTGGTGTCGGGTCACTGAGAAACAG ATGAGTTTCAGAGATGCTCTAGCGGAGGTTTGTAAGCTGAACAGGTTTCCATTACGCCAACGTAGACTGGAAGGTGCACTGAAGCGTGACTACACCATGGAGAGATTGGAATCGGAG TACCATACCTGCACGGCAAAGGTTCCCCCGGGA ACTGAAAAGGACAAGGCTAAGGAGTTGATTGCAAAGGCAGTTAAAAATCGG cTCAATAAGCCGAAGACCTATGCGCAGTATATCAGCAAGAAGATACACATTGCGCGCGTTGCTGGAATACTTCCTCTGAAGGATTCGAAGGAGCAGTGTAGTTAA
- the LOC120963084 gene encoding uncharacterized protein: MPQTKATVSTGGSAALAALHGNTTAQDSEESAAKHRTKKARTVSSGETSMVDADASLGGDMAHGHPAKEPDTAKDFQKSDSDETVLHAKEENEEVKEAELLIQMMNDLGIGEHVSDDEFNAYFDQLPSMPRIYPDAVKLTSEELDKQVVRLALYRFRSYKHKVKEEGKDDTLGLKDVSEDECDRQFLKKWGYFKPIEENWTLDWYFHPDYCKDPSLSDYQRLVLRNYGGTEYGRWSGYHEFLCSHVIEEEYANYCEELFKQLQWMEGYLDARRPSYKWDCISSRGAFQAIKIAATTFPKISASLAYYGYHECIASMGYDSFWFKELDGVYFEIWRRVTQRMMSFREALEEVYNLDRFPLRQHRMKVALEDDYIMGRMKSEYRACTAAITPEVS; encoded by the exons ATGCCGCAGACGAAGGCTACGGTCTCGACCGGAGGATCTGCCGCCCTGGCTGCCCTTCACGGGAACACAACTGCCCAGGATTCCGAAGAATCCGCCGCCAAGCACCGTACAAAGAAGGCACGCACGGTCTCGAGCGGGGAGACCTCAATGGTGGATGCCGATGCCAGCTTGGGTGGAGACATGGCGCACGGCCACCCTGCAAAGGAGCCTGATACTGCCAAGGACTTTCAGAAATCTGATTCAGACGAGACTGTACTACATGCCAAGGAAGAAAACGAGGAGGTGAAAGAGGCGGAGCTTCTGATCCAAATGATGAATGATCTGGGCATAGGAGAGCATGTCAGCGACGACGAGTTCAACGCTTACTTTGATCAGCTACCTTCCATGCCTCGGATCTATCCTGATGCTGTCAAACTGACCAGCGAGGAGCTCGACAAGCAAGTCGTTCGCCTTGCGCTGTACCGCTTCAGATCTTACAAACACAAG GTGAAAGAGGAGGGGAAGGACGATACGCTGGGCCTTAAGGACGTTTCTGAGGACGAGTGTGATCGACAGTTTCTTAAGAAGTGGGGATACTTCAAGCCGATCGAGGAAAATTGGACACTTGATTGGTATTTCCACCCTGATTACTGCAAAGATCCTTCTCTGAGTGACTACCAACGCCTAGTCCTGCGAAATTAT GGTGGTACTGAGTACGGCAGGTGGAGTGGCTACCACGAATTCCTTTGTAGCCATGTCATTGAAGAAGAGTATGCCAATTACTGCGAGGAACTATTCAAGCAACTACAG TGGATGGAAGGTTATCTAGATGCTCGCCGGCCATCTTATAAG TGGGATTGCATATCCTCCCGGGGAGCTTTCCAAGCAATTAAGATCGCTGCTACTACCTTCCCCAAGATCAGTGCGTCTTTAGCTTACTATGGCTACCAT GAGTGTATAGCGAGCATGGGCTATGACAGTTTTTGGTTTAAGGAGTTGGACGGTGTCTATTTTGAGATTTGGCGGCGGGTCACGCAACGAATG ATGAGTTTCAGAGAAGCTCTAGAGGAGGTTTATAATCTGGACAGGTTTCCATTACGCCAACATAGGATGAAAGTTGCACTGGAGGATGACTACATCATGGGGAGAATGAAATCGGAG TACCGTGCCTGCACGGCAGCCATTACCCCGGAAGTAA GTTAA